GGCGTTGCGCTTCCCGACGCCCTTGAGCGGAAGTATCCGCGCGCCGGGCATTCCTGGCCGTGGTTCTGGGTTTTTGCGCAGCACACGCATTCGACCGATCCACGGAGCGGTGTCGTGCGTCGCCATCACATGTATGACCAGACCTTTCAGCGCGCCTTCAAACGTGCCGTAGAACAAGCAGGCATCACGAAGCCCGCCACACCGCACACCCTCCGCCACTCGTTCGCGACGGCCTTGCTCCGCAGCGGTTACGACATTCGAACCGTGCAGGATCTGCTCGGCCATTCCGACGTCTCTACGACGATGATTTACACGCATGTGCTGAAAGTTGGCGGTGCCGGAGTGCGCTCACCGCTTGATGCGCTGCCGCCCCTCACTAGTGAGAGGTAGGGCAGCGCAAGTCAATCCTGGCGGATTCACTACCCCTGCGCGAAGGCCATCGGTGCCGCATCGAACGGCCGGTTGCGGAAAGTCCTCCCTGCGTCCGCTGATGGCCGGCAGCAGCCCGTCGTTGCCTGATGGATCCAACCCCTCCGCTGCTATAGTGCAGTCGGCTTCTGACGTTCAGTGCAGCCGTCTTCTGAAAACGACAAGAAAAGCCCGCGATTAAGCGGGTTTTTCGTTCTCATAAACCTATCTCAAAACCATATTCTCAATTAAACTGATATTTATGAATTTTGAGAAAACAGAGGGGCTTATGGAACACTGCGAACTTGAGCAACGGCGTTCGGATGCTGCTGGCCAGGACAAGTGTTATTCCAAAGCGCGGCTTCGTGATGAGTTTCGGATGAAACCCCGGCCCGGCGCTGTTCCGGTAAAACACTACAAAAATGAGTTCGGCAAGCAATTCGGTATCTATCGTATCTCTGACTGCATTCCAATCCAGGAACGGCAGGCAGCGCCTTCCAAGAAACAGCTACAGGCGCGGGCAATTCTGGCTGTTAAGGCCAAACTGCGCAGTAAGCTGGCCAAGGCATCAGCGATAGCCTGTCAATGGCTCGATGATGATCCGCTTGTACTGGACACTGAAACCACCGGCCTCGGTTATGACGCCCAGGTTATTGAAATAGCCATAGCTGACGCCAGTGGCAAGGTGCTTTTTGACACAAGGATCAAGCCCACCGTGGCCATCGAGGCCGCAGCGCAGGAAGTACATGGCATTAGCCCTGATGCACTTATCAATGCTCCAAGCTGGCCCGAAGTGGCCAATCGCATCGAGGCTCTTCTATCTGGCCGCACCGTTATTATCTTTAATGCTTCCTTCGACAGCCGCTTGATCGCTCAAACCGCCGGGGCTTTCGGATTGGAAACCGGGTGGTGGTCAACTTGTACTACAAGGTGTGCTATGCACTTGGCAGCCTCGGCCTACGGCTCTACCAACCCTTACGGATCAATATCACTGGCCGACGCAACATCAGCGGCAGGTGTACCCTGGACAGGTGCCGCACACTCGGCTGCGGCTGATACGCTCGCCACTGTGGAGCTGGTTAAAAGTATCGCAAGGGTTAAGCCAG
The window above is part of the Oligoflexus sp. genome. Proteins encoded here:
- a CDS encoding 3'-5' exonuclease; this translates as MEHCELEQRRSDAAGQDKCYSKARLRDEFRMKPRPGAVPVKHYKNEFGKQFGIYRISDCIPIQERQAAPSKKQLQARAILAVKAKLRSKLAKASAIACQWLDDDPLVLDTETTGLGYDAQVIEIAIADASGKVLFDTRIKPTVAIEAAAQEVHGISPDALINAPSWPEVANRIEALLSGRTVIIFNASFDSRLIAQTAGAFGLETGWWSTCTTRCAMHLAASAYGSTNPYGSISLADATSAAGVPWTGAAHSAAADTLATVELVKSIARVKPALDLELSKLLEEKAG